AGAAGGTGAAGGACTTGTTAAGATGGGTAATAAAAAAGATCAATTAGATTTCCAACGAAAAGTTTATGATGATTATGCAATATTTATCCCTGCTGGAAAATGGCATAATCTAATTAATACAGGTAAAAAACCTCTTAAACTATACTCTATCTATGCACCTCCTGAACACCCACATGGTACAGTTCATAGAACAAAATCTGATGCAATGAAACATCATCATCACCATTAAAATGGATATAAAAAAGAACTGTTTAGCGACAACTCAGTTAAACAGTTCTTTCTATTTTCTATTGATTCATATTCTATATCATTTTTTATAATAGCCTATCAATATAACGTTCAACACGTTCTATTATATCTGTTAAGTACAGTGTTGTCACTATTTTTTAAATCTAATAAGTTCTTTATTATTTGGTATTCCATTAGTGACCGTTTCCCAAGCGTTTTCTTCCCAAACTTCATATTTTTCAAACGCACATGGTATGCCATTTGCTTTTAACAAGTCACTATTATCCATAAGATGAAAATGCAAATGAGGTGCAGTTGAATTTCCTGAATGTCCTACGCTTCCTAATAGCTGTCCTTTTGTTACATCCTCTCCAACTGAAACCTTAATTGAACCTTTTTTGAAATGGGCGAAAAACGCATATACGTTATTTTCACATTCCATAATGATATAATTTCCTGCTATTGTTTGTAATCCTTTCTTTGGATCAAAAGTTAGAGAGTTTTTAATTGCAGCAGCCATGTCAGACAATAAATGAACTCTACGCCTTTCCTTAAAACCATCTTCGCAGTTAAAAACTTTTCCATCACAAGGCGCATATACCTCTTTACCCCAACATAAGCATTGACTCAATGGAACACCTAAAAAAAAATACCTTAGTTTACTGGTTTTATAAAAATGCATCCCTTTTTTTTCTTGATCAATCTGTAGAAAATCAAAGGCGTATCTTTGACCTAATTGATTGGTGCCATGACTTGGCACTTTTGTCCCTGGAGTATTTGGAGCCATCCACTCTCCTCTTAATGGAAATTCAACAATAACCGGATTTTTTAATTCACTCATTCTATCATCCTTTCTTCTTTTAGAGCCCTATTAAATATATATTAGATTATTGTCTAATATGTTCTATAAATATAGATTATCACTATATTATATGCACGTCAAGTATATTTTATCTTCATCTAATTCAAGTGGTCGAGTAGGAGGCAGATAATTATTTTATCTACCGACCTCTCACACCACCGTACGTACCGTTCGGTATACGGCGGTTCTTTAGTTTTTACAAATTTTCAGATATTTCTCCGTGAATGTTGGGTATCCAAGTTCACGGAGTTTATTGTTCTTAAATGCTGTTTGCAGTACGAAATATCCACCACAGTACCAATTTCCATTTCGCATATTGGCGCAAATCCACGCCTTTTCTTGTTCTACACCCAACTTCTTTAATT
This genomic interval from Natranaerovirga hydrolytica contains the following:
- a CDS encoding M23 family metallopeptidase gives rise to the protein MSELKNPVIVEFPLRGEWMAPNTPGTKVPSHGTNQLGQRYAFDFLQIDQEKKGMHFYKTSKLRYFFLGVPLSQCLCWGKEVYAPCDGKVFNCEDGFKERRRVHLLSDMAAAIKNSLTFDPKKGLQTIAGNYIIMECENNVYAFFAHFKKGSIKVSVGEDVTKGQLLGSVGHSGNSTAPHLHFHLMDNSDLLKANGIPCAFEKYEVWEENAWETVTNGIPNNKELIRFKK